In Piscinibacter sp. HJYY11, one genomic interval encodes:
- a CDS encoding DUF655 domain-containing protein, whose product MFKKLICTLAMLFAAATAFAAVDVNKADQATLESVKGIGTKVSVRILDERKKGQFKDWADLMARVKGIKSGAATRLSKEGLTVNGTAYAPASEAKSPAKSGK is encoded by the coding sequence ATGTTCAAGAAGCTGATCTGCACGCTCGCCATGCTGTTTGCCGCGGCCACCGCGTTCGCCGCCGTCGACGTCAACAAGGCCGACCAGGCCACGCTCGAATCGGTCAAGGGCATCGGCACCAAGGTGTCCGTGCGCATCCTCGACGAGCGCAAGAAGGGCCAGTTCAAGGACTGGGCCGACCTGATGGCCCGTGTGAAGGGCATCAAGAGCGGCGCCGCCACCCGTCTCTCGAAGGAAGGCCTGACGGTCAACGGCACGGCCTACGCGCCCGCCTCCGAAGCGAAGAGCCCGGCCAAGAGCGGCAAGTAA
- the rfaD gene encoding ADP-glyceromanno-heptose 6-epimerase, which yields MSTKIVVTGAAGMIGSNIVHGLNAIGIDDVIAVDDLTDGPKYRNLLGAKISDYFDKSDFYTRFARGEFGKVEAVLHQGACSDTMEHNGRYMLDTNYRCSKDLLDACQAQGVRLLYASSAATYGGSDTFREDPQFEKPLNVYGYSKLLFDNVVRRMLSSSKSQVAGFRYFNVYGQREQHKARMASVAFHNFNEFREKGRVRLFGPYGGYNAGEQSRDFISVDDVVAVNLWFLQHPQKSGIFNLGTGRAQPFNDVAAAVVNASRGLKGEAPLSLTELVTKGFIEYFDFPPALVGKYQCYTQADMTQLRATGCDHRFADVTTGVTRYVQWLSQQPT from the coding sequence ATGAGCACGAAGATCGTTGTCACCGGCGCCGCCGGCATGATCGGCAGCAACATCGTCCACGGCTTGAACGCCATCGGCATCGACGACGTGATCGCCGTCGACGACCTGACCGACGGCCCGAAGTACCGCAACCTGCTGGGCGCCAAGATCAGCGACTACTTCGACAAGAGCGACTTCTACACCCGCTTCGCACGCGGCGAGTTCGGCAAGGTCGAGGCCGTGCTGCACCAGGGCGCCTGCTCCGACACCATGGAGCACAACGGGCGCTACATGCTCGACACTAACTACCGCTGCTCGAAGGACCTGCTCGACGCCTGCCAGGCTCAGGGCGTGCGGCTGCTCTACGCCTCGTCGGCCGCCACCTACGGCGGAAGCGACACCTTCCGCGAAGACCCGCAGTTCGAGAAACCGCTCAACGTCTACGGCTACTCCAAGCTCCTGTTCGACAACGTCGTCCGGCGCATGCTCTCGTCGAGCAAGTCACAGGTCGCCGGCTTCCGCTACTTCAACGTCTACGGCCAGCGCGAGCAGCACAAGGCACGCATGGCGTCGGTCGCTTTCCACAACTTCAACGAGTTCCGCGAGAAGGGCCGCGTACGCCTCTTCGGCCCCTACGGGGGCTACAACGCGGGCGAGCAGTCGCGCGACTTCATCTCGGTCGACGACGTGGTGGCGGTGAACCTGTGGTTCCTGCAGCACCCCCAGAAGAGCGGGATCTTCAACCTCGGCACCGGCCGGGCGCAGCCGTTCAACGATGTGGCCGCCGCCGTGGTCAACGCCTCGCGCGGCCTCAAGGGCGAAGCCCCGCTGTCGCTCACCGAGCTGGTGACGAAGGGCTTCATCGAGTACTTCGACTTCCCGCCCGCCCTCGTCGGCAAGTATCAGTGCTACACCCAGGCCGACATGACGCAGCTGCGCGCCACCGGCTGCGACCACCGCTTCGCCGACGTCACGACGGGGGTCACGCGCTACGTGCAATGGCTCAGCCAGCAGCCGACCTGA
- the rfaE1 gene encoding D-glycero-beta-D-manno-heptose-7-phosphate kinase: MSQPVVTRERLAAARVLVVGDAMLDRYWFGAVERISPEAPVPVVKVNREEERLGGAANVALNAKTLGAQTTLLTVVGQDEPAQKLQQLLEQKGVKTLLGHDPQLYTIVKLRIIGRSQQLIRIDFENVPDHEVLAEMIPEFEKALAVHDVVLFSDYGKGGLEHIPRMIELARKAGKPVLVDPKGNDYERYAGATTITPNRAELAQVIGNWSSEAQLHERAEALRKKLRLDSLVLTRSEEGMSVFDAKGETRFHAQAREVFDVTGAGDTVIATLAAMMACGLSVQEAVPIANKAGGLAVGKFGNATLTYEELFQ, from the coding sequence ATGTCTCAACCCGTGGTCACGCGCGAGCGTTTGGCAGCGGCCCGTGTGCTCGTCGTCGGCGATGCCATGCTCGACCGCTACTGGTTCGGCGCCGTCGAGCGCATCTCTCCCGAAGCGCCGGTGCCCGTGGTCAAGGTCAACCGCGAAGAGGAACGCCTGGGCGGCGCGGCCAACGTGGCGCTCAACGCCAAGACGCTCGGCGCACAGACCACGCTGCTCACCGTCGTCGGCCAGGACGAGCCCGCGCAGAAGCTCCAGCAGCTGCTCGAACAGAAAGGCGTGAAGACGCTGCTCGGCCACGACCCGCAGCTCTACACCATCGTCAAGCTGCGCATCATCGGCCGCTCACAGCAGTTGATCCGCATCGACTTCGAGAACGTGCCCGACCACGAAGTGCTTGCCGAGATGATTCCCGAGTTCGAGAAGGCACTCGCCGTGCATGACGTCGTGCTCTTCTCCGACTACGGCAAGGGCGGCCTCGAGCACATCCCACGCATGATCGAGCTGGCCCGCAAGGCCGGCAAGCCGGTGCTGGTCGACCCCAAGGGCAACGACTACGAGCGGTATGCCGGTGCGACCACCATCACCCCCAACCGCGCCGAGCTGGCCCAGGTGATCGGCAACTGGAGCAGCGAAGCGCAGCTGCACGAGCGCGCCGAAGCGCTGCGCAAGAAGCTGCGCCTCGACAGCCTGGTGCTGACGCGTTCGGAAGAAGGCATGTCCGTCTTCGACGCCAAGGGCGAGACCCGCTTCCACGCGCAGGCGCGCGAGGTGTTCGACGTCACCGGCGCCGGCGACACCGTGATCGCCACGCTCGCCGCCATGATGGCCTGCGGCCTGTCGGTGCAGGAGGCGGTGCCCATCGCCAACAAGGCCGGCGGCCTCGCCGTCGGCAAGTTCGGCAACGCGACCCTGACTTACGAGGAGCTCTTCCAATGA
- the dnaE gene encoding DNA polymerase III subunit alpha, producing the protein MAFVHLRTHTEFSVVDGTLRIDEVVGAAAKDGQVALAITDLSNIFGGIKFYNTARKKGVKPILGADVWLEPTDGEKQPSRIVLLVQSKTGYLNLCELLSRGWLDPSARGQALLKWEWLSALNGGLIALSGAELGPVGQALMAQDNARASAVAQRLAAIFPQRFYIELQRAGQPTNEAHVRAAVPLAAHLKLPVVATHPVQFQTPEDFEAHEARTCIAEGETLTNPRRIKRFTREQYFKSQAQMEALFADIPSAIHNTVEIARRCSLSLVLGKPRLPDFPVPEVNGEKMEPEAYFRYASHEGLKERMLHLYPDAAEREQQLPRYVERLEFELNTILKMGFPGYFLIVADFINWAKNNGCPVGPGRGSGAGSLVAYALKITDLDPLRYNLLFERFLNPERVSMPDFDIDFCQGNRDRVIDYVKDKYGRDAVSQIATFGTMAAKAALRDVGRVLGMGYGHVDGIAKLVPAPPGKTVTLARPGDKPDPGLIYARVEAPEIEQREKNEEEVAELLALAERVEGMVRNIGMHAGGVLIAPGKITDFCPLYMQPGSDSAVSQYDKDDVEAIGLVKFDFLGLATLTILELAKDYIRARRPGQENFALENIPLDDRAAYRLMSEGKTVAVFQLESSGMQRMLKDAKPSVFEDIIALVALYRPGPMDLIPSFCARKHGREEVEYPHPMMEEVLKETYGIMVYQEQVMQVAQRLGGYSLGGADLLRRAMGKKKLEEMVAHRATFAQGAAKNGIEEPLANEIFDLMEKFAGYGFNKSHAAAYALLAYHTAYLKAHYPAEFTAANMSVALDDTDKLKIFHDDAVQNLGLTFEPPNINTGNYRFEPVADKIVRYGLGAIKGTGQSAIEAIIQARKEGGPFKSLFDFCARVDRSRINKRTVEALIKAGAFDLLHPERSQAVASIGLAFDYADTQAAHADQGGLFDFGDSHAASTQEPELVQAAPWSIKERLSLEKVALGFYLSGHLFDQSEDEVRRFAKRKIADIIDSREPQLLAGIIGDLRVINGQRGRVAIFKLDDKSEAIESVVNEDVLNANKDLLKDDELVIALGKVQPDRFSGGMRFNIQQVWDLATARCKFGKYLRVEVNGSVPPVAEVLRDFPSRRINTEQGTVTNGLGVRLVLQRQAASGELDLGEEGRFFPTDEALARWLAGTHGKAQVVYD; encoded by the coding sequence ATGGCCTTCGTACACCTGCGCACCCACACCGAGTTTTCAGTCGTCGACGGCACCCTGCGCATCGACGAAGTCGTGGGCGCCGCAGCGAAGGATGGGCAGGTGGCCCTCGCCATCACCGACCTCTCGAACATCTTCGGTGGCATCAAGTTCTACAACACCGCGCGCAAGAAGGGCGTGAAGCCCATCCTCGGCGCCGACGTGTGGCTGGAGCCGACCGACGGCGAGAAGCAGCCGAGCCGCATCGTGCTGCTGGTGCAGAGCAAGACGGGCTACCTGAACCTGTGCGAGCTGCTGTCGCGCGGCTGGCTCGACCCCTCGGCGCGAGGGCAGGCGCTGCTGAAGTGGGAATGGCTCAGCGCTTTGAACGGCGGCCTCATCGCGCTCTCGGGAGCCGAGCTCGGCCCGGTCGGCCAGGCGCTGATGGCGCAAGACAACGCGCGTGCATCGGCGGTGGCGCAACGACTCGCCGCGATCTTTCCGCAGCGCTTCTACATCGAGCTGCAGCGCGCCGGCCAGCCGACCAACGAAGCGCACGTGCGCGCCGCCGTGCCGCTGGCCGCGCACCTCAAGCTGCCGGTCGTCGCCACGCACCCGGTGCAGTTCCAGACGCCGGAAGACTTCGAAGCCCACGAAGCCCGCACCTGCATCGCCGAAGGCGAGACGCTCACCAACCCGCGCCGCATCAAGCGCTTCACCCGCGAGCAGTACTTCAAGTCGCAGGCGCAGATGGAGGCGCTCTTCGCCGACATCCCGAGCGCCATCCACAACACCGTCGAGATCGCCAGGCGCTGCAGCCTCTCGCTCGTGCTCGGCAAGCCACGCCTGCCCGACTTCCCGGTGCCCGAGGTCAACGGCGAGAAGATGGAGCCCGAGGCCTACTTCCGTTATGCCTCGCACGAGGGCCTGAAGGAGCGCATGCTCCATCTCTACCCCGATGCGGCCGAGCGCGAACAGCAGCTGCCGCGCTACGTGGAGCGGCTGGAGTTCGAGCTCAACACCATCCTGAAGATGGGCTTCCCCGGCTACTTCCTGATCGTGGCCGACTTCATCAACTGGGCCAAGAACAACGGCTGCCCGGTCGGGCCGGGCCGCGGCTCGGGGGCCGGCTCGCTGGTTGCCTACGCGCTCAAGATCACCGACCTCGACCCGCTGCGCTACAACCTGCTGTTCGAGCGCTTCCTGAACCCGGAACGTGTGTCGATGCCCGACTTCGACATCGACTTCTGCCAGGGCAACCGCGACCGCGTGATCGACTACGTGAAGGACAAGTACGGCCGCGATGCCGTGAGCCAGATCGCGACCTTCGGCACCATGGCCGCCAAGGCCGCGCTGCGCGACGTGGGCCGCGTGCTTGGCATGGGCTACGGCCACGTCGACGGCATCGCCAAGCTCGTGCCGGCGCCGCCCGGCAAGACGGTGACGCTCGCGCGCCCCGGCGACAAGCCCGACCCCGGCCTCATCTACGCCCGTGTCGAAGCGCCCGAGATCGAGCAGCGCGAGAAGAACGAAGAAGAAGTCGCCGAGCTGCTCGCGCTCGCGGAGCGTGTGGAAGGCATGGTGCGCAACATCGGCATGCATGCCGGTGGCGTGCTGATCGCGCCCGGCAAGATCACCGACTTCTGCCCGCTCTACATGCAGCCGGGCAGCGACTCGGCGGTGAGCCAGTACGACAAGGACGACGTCGAAGCCATCGGCCTCGTGAAGTTCGACTTCCTGGGCCTGGCCACGCTCACGATCCTCGAGCTGGCGAAGGACTACATCCGCGCCCGCCGCCCCGGCCAGGAGAACTTCGCGCTCGAGAACATCCCGCTCGATGACCGCGCCGCCTACCGGCTGATGAGCGAAGGCAAGACGGTGGCAGTGTTCCAGCTGGAATCCTCCGGCATGCAGCGCATGCTGAAGGACGCCAAGCCCAGCGTCTTCGAAGACATCATCGCGCTCGTGGCGCTGTACCGGCCGGGCCCGATGGACCTGATCCCGAGCTTCTGCGCGCGCAAGCACGGCCGCGAAGAGGTCGAGTACCCGCATCCGATGATGGAAGAGGTGCTCAAGGAGACCTACGGGATCATGGTCTACCAGGAGCAGGTGATGCAGGTGGCGCAACGCCTGGGCGGCTACTCGCTCGGCGGCGCCGACCTGCTGCGCCGCGCGATGGGCAAGAAGAAGCTCGAGGAGATGGTGGCCCACCGTGCCACCTTCGCCCAGGGGGCGGCGAAGAACGGCATCGAGGAGCCGCTCGCCAACGAGATCTTCGACCTGATGGAGAAGTTCGCGGGCTACGGCTTCAACAAGTCGCACGCCGCGGCGTATGCGCTGCTCGCGTACCACACGGCCTACCTCAAGGCGCACTACCCGGCCGAATTCACCGCGGCCAACATGAGCGTCGCACTCGACGACACCGACAAGCTCAAGATCTTCCACGACGACGCGGTGCAGAACCTCGGCCTCACCTTTGAGCCGCCGAACATCAACACCGGCAACTACCGCTTCGAGCCGGTGGCCGACAAGATCGTGCGCTACGGGCTGGGCGCCATCAAGGGCACGGGGCAGAGCGCCATCGAAGCCATCATCCAGGCACGCAAGGAAGGCGGCCCGTTCAAGAGCCTGTTCGACTTCTGCGCACGGGTCGACCGCAGCCGCATCAACAAGCGCACGGTCGAAGCGCTCATCAAGGCTGGCGCCTTCGACCTGCTGCACCCGGAGCGCTCGCAGGCCGTGGCCAGCATCGGCCTTGCCTTCGACTATGCCGACACCCAAGCCGCGCATGCCGACCAGGGCGGGCTCTTCGACTTCGGCGACTCGCATGCGGCGTCCACCCAGGAGCCCGAGCTGGTGCAAGCGGCCCCGTGGAGCATCAAGGAGCGCCTGAGCCTGGAGAAGGTCGCGCTCGGCTTCTACCTCTCGGGCCACCTCTTCGACCAGAGCGAAGACGAGGTGCGTCGATTTGCCAAGCGCAAGATCGCCGACATCATCGATTCGCGAGAGCCGCAGCTGCTGGCCGGCATCATCGGCGACCTGCGCGTCATCAACGGCCAGCGCGGGCGCGTGGCCATCTTCAAGCTCGACGACAAGAGCGAGGCCATCGAGTCGGTGGTCAACGAAGACGTGCTCAACGCCAACAAGGACCTGCTGAAGGACGATGAGCTCGTCATCGCGCTGGGCAAGGTGCAGCCCGATCGTTTCTCGGGCGGCATGCGCTTCAACATCCAGCAGGTGTGGGACCTCGCCACCGCGCGCTGCAAATTCGGCAAGTACCTGCGAGTGGAGGTCAACGGCAGCGTGCCGCCGGTGGCCGAGGTGCTGCGCGACTTCCCGAGCCGGCGCATCAACACCGAGCAGGGCACGGTCACCAATGGCCTCGGCGTGCGGCTGGTGCTGCAGCGACAGGCCGCCAGCGGTGAGCTGGACCTGGGGGAAGAGGGCCGTTTCTTCCCCACCGATGAAGCGCTGGCCCGTTGGCTGGCCGGCACCCACGGCAAGGCGCAGGTGGTCTACGACTGA
- a CDS encoding patatin-like phospholipase family protein, protein MPENNPTTGLILTGGGARAAYQVGVLKAVARIRRDAAPWQYGNPFPVITGTSAGAINAAALATHCDDFDGAVKAMADVWENFRAEQVYRSDALGVIRTGARWLTMMSLGWVIARWRRARLRSLLDNSPLETLLGEIVAVDRLPDVMKSGHLQALAVTASSYSSGTHVTFYDSLQEFAPWNRSQRVAVHSPITVQHLLASAAIPFVFPAVPLDFDGVTEYFGDGSMRQSAPISPAVHLGARRILVIGAGRMHEPPGRRKVSGAYPNFAQIAGHALSNIFLDALAVDVERLQRINNTLSLLPPEALANTTLRPIEVLVIAPSQRLDDLAAKHVNALPTSIRALLRGIGVSGKGTDTRGAALASYLLFEQAYTRELVALGWADTMARRDEVTGFFGWERRRERRGPVPDTDFQTTELE, encoded by the coding sequence ATGCCCGAAAACAACCCCACGACAGGTTTGATCCTCACCGGCGGCGGCGCCCGCGCGGCCTACCAGGTGGGGGTGCTGAAGGCAGTGGCGAGGATTCGCCGGGACGCCGCTCCCTGGCAGTACGGCAACCCCTTCCCGGTCATCACCGGCACGTCGGCCGGTGCCATCAACGCGGCCGCGCTGGCCACCCACTGCGACGATTTCGATGGCGCGGTGAAGGCCATGGCCGACGTCTGGGAGAACTTCCGCGCCGAGCAGGTCTACCGGAGCGACGCGCTGGGCGTGATCCGCACCGGCGCACGCTGGCTGACGATGATGTCGCTCGGCTGGGTCATCGCCCGCTGGCGCCGCGCACGGCTGCGTTCGCTGCTCGACAACAGCCCGCTCGAGACGCTGCTGGGCGAGATCGTCGCGGTGGATCGCCTGCCTGACGTCATGAAGTCAGGCCATCTGCAGGCACTGGCGGTCACCGCGTCGAGCTACAGCTCGGGCACGCACGTGACCTTCTACGACTCGCTGCAGGAGTTCGCGCCATGGAACCGCTCGCAGCGGGTGGCGGTGCATTCGCCGATCACCGTGCAGCACCTGCTGGCGTCGGCGGCCATCCCCTTCGTGTTCCCGGCCGTGCCGCTCGACTTCGATGGCGTCACCGAATACTTCGGCGACGGCTCGATGCGCCAGTCGGCGCCGATCTCGCCGGCGGTGCACCTGGGCGCCCGCCGCATCCTCGTGATCGGTGCCGGCCGCATGCACGAGCCGCCGGGCCGGCGCAAGGTCAGCGGCGCGTATCCGAACTTCGCGCAGATCGCCGGTCATGCCCTGTCCAACATCTTCCTCGATGCGCTGGCCGTCGACGTGGAGCGCCTGCAGCGCATCAACAACACGCTCTCGCTGCTGCCGCCCGAGGCCCTGGCCAACACGACCTTGCGGCCGATCGAGGTGCTGGTGATCGCACCCTCGCAGCGGCTCGACGATCTGGCGGCCAAGCATGTGAACGCGCTACCGACCTCGATCCGCGCGCTGCTGCGTGGCATCGGGGTCAGCGGCAAAGGCACCGACACGCGCGGTGCGGCGCTCGCCAGCTACCTGTTGTTCGAACAGGCGTACACGCGAGAGCTGGTCGCGCTCGGTTGGGCCGACACGATGGCGCGGCGCGACGAGGTGACCGGCTTCTTCGGCTGGGAGCGCCGGCGCGAGCGTCGCGGGCCGGTGCCCGACACCGACTTCCAGACCACCGAGCTGGAATGA
- a CDS encoding lipopolysaccharide assembly LapA domain-containing protein: protein MRIFIWLVRAALFFVLLAFALNNQHEASLKWFFGHEWRTPMVFVVLAAFTLGCVFGVLAMVPSWWRAKQAARQQQPNDGMPGTSIDSRSTDPNLPSDARLLQHEL from the coding sequence CGCCCTCTTCTTCGTCCTGTTGGCTTTCGCGCTGAACAACCAGCACGAGGCCAGCCTCAAATGGTTCTTCGGCCACGAGTGGCGAACGCCGATGGTGTTCGTCGTGCTTGCGGCCTTCACGCTCGGCTGCGTGTTCGGCGTGCTGGCGATGGTGCCGAGCTGGTGGCGCGCCAAGCAGGCTGCACGCCAGCAGCAGCCGAACGACGGCATGCCGGGGACAAGCATCGACTCGCGCAGTACCGACCCCAACCTCCCGTCCGACGCACGCCTGCTCCAGCATGAACTTTGA
- the lapB gene encoding lipopolysaccharide assembly protein LapB gives MNFDLQWLLLGLPIAFALGWLGSRLDLRQWKREQHDSPKAYFKGLNLLLNEQQDKAIDAFIEAVQHDPDTSDLHFALGNLFRRRGEYERAVRVHQHLVSRADLPKAERDRAQHALAQDFMKAGLFDRAEEAYKALEGTAFATEAQLALLTLHERSRDWRAAVEVAQKLERSGTASFSSRIAHYWCELAQEADARKQSAEADEALRQARDAAPQSARPIVLAGQRAHARGDHAEAMTLWGELLTAHTTAFNLVARDYAASALACGEQATALERLQGLYRRAPTMDLLAAIATLDPAPAAQRSRVFTHLQEQPTLSAAQELLRQMTTEGFALEANEAQSLRTAIGRAAKPLQRYRCAACGFEAQHYFWQCPGCLSWDSYPPQRLEDL, from the coding sequence ATGAACTTTGACCTTCAGTGGCTGCTGCTGGGCCTGCCGATCGCGTTTGCGCTGGGCTGGCTCGGTTCACGCCTCGACCTGCGGCAATGGAAGCGAGAGCAGCACGATTCGCCCAAGGCCTACTTCAAGGGCCTGAACCTGCTGCTCAACGAACAGCAGGACAAGGCGATCGACGCCTTCATCGAAGCCGTCCAGCACGACCCCGACACCTCCGACCTCCACTTCGCCCTCGGCAACCTGTTCCGACGCCGAGGCGAATACGAGCGCGCCGTGCGCGTTCACCAGCACCTGGTGAGCCGTGCCGACCTGCCCAAGGCCGAGCGCGACCGCGCGCAACACGCGCTCGCGCAAGACTTCATGAAGGCCGGCCTCTTCGACCGCGCCGAAGAGGCCTACAAGGCGCTCGAAGGCACCGCGTTCGCCACCGAAGCCCAGCTGGCCCTGCTGACGCTGCACGAGCGCTCGCGCGACTGGCGTGCCGCGGTCGAGGTGGCCCAGAAGCTTGAACGCAGCGGCACCGCGTCGTTCTCCTCGCGCATCGCGCACTACTGGTGTGAACTCGCGCAGGAAGCCGACGCGCGCAAGCAGAGCGCCGAAGCCGACGAGGCCTTGCGCCAGGCGCGTGACGCCGCGCCGCAATCGGCCCGCCCCATCGTGCTCGCCGGGCAGCGCGCCCATGCCCGTGGCGACCACGCGGAGGCGATGACCTTGTGGGGCGAACTGCTGACCGCCCACACGACCGCCTTCAACCTCGTCGCGCGCGACTACGCTGCGAGCGCGCTGGCCTGCGGCGAGCAAGCCACCGCGCTCGAGCGCCTACAGGGCCTCTATCGCCGCGCGCCCACGATGGACCTGCTGGCCGCCATTGCCACGCTCGACCCGGCCCCCGCCGCCCAACGCAGCCGCGTGTTCACCCACCTGCAGGAGCAGCCCACGCTCTCGGCCGCGCAGGAACTGCTGCGCCAGATGACCACCGAAGGCTTCGCCCTCGAAGCAAACGAAGCGCAAAGCCTGCGCACGGCCATCGGCCGTGCCGCCAAACCATTGCAGCGCTACCGCTGCGCCGCCTGCGGCTTCGAAGCCCAGCACTATTTCTGGCAATGCCCGGGCTGCCTCAGCTGGGACAGCTACCCGCCGCAACGCCTGGAGGATCTCTGA